In one window of Chitinophagales bacterium DNA:
- a CDS encoding M20/M25/M40 family metallo-hydrolase: MRKPLLALCLFLNLFAHAQLSSQEQQLTHLIKQAMPQTIELLKQSVNINSGTFNINGVKAVGELYAKELRALGFTVEWIAMPDSLKRAGHLVAYRKGKKGKKLFLIGHLDTVFEPDMPANPFTMLNDSTATGQGVNDMKGGDVLIIAALKAMHQLRMLDETNITVYMTGDEENAGHPREISRGDFIARAKEHNIALAFETATNLNTVATARRGASGWHLEVEGKQAHSSGVFGAAGYGAIYEAARIVNSFRETLSKEQYLTFNPGLFMGGSELNYQENAQSGTVSGKTNIISPKTVVIGDLRFISETQKENARNTMRQIVGQSLPRTKASIQFSDGIPAMSPTEGNAKLAVQLSAVSEAMGLGKVNPGNPGSRGAGDISYVAQYLDCLDGLGASGRGAHAPGETINLKEYPLLIQRTAVFLYRLTR, from the coding sequence ATGAGAAAGCCCTTACTCGCCTTGTGCCTATTCCTGAATCTCTTTGCACATGCCCAACTGAGCAGTCAGGAGCAACAGCTGACACATCTGATTAAACAAGCAATGCCGCAAACCATTGAGCTCTTGAAGCAATCAGTAAATATCAATAGTGGCACATTCAACATCAATGGTGTAAAAGCCGTTGGCGAATTATATGCAAAAGAATTAAGGGCTTTGGGTTTTACGGTAGAGTGGATTGCGATGCCTGATTCGTTGAAACGTGCAGGACACTTGGTTGCTTACAGAAAGGGTAAGAAGGGAAAAAAACTTTTTCTGATTGGTCATTTAGACACCGTATTTGAACCAGACATGCCTGCCAATCCATTTACTATGTTGAATGACAGTACAGCAACTGGTCAGGGTGTGAATGATATGAAGGGCGGAGATGTACTCATCATTGCTGCATTGAAAGCCATGCATCAATTGCGTATGTTGGATGAAACCAATATCACGGTGTACATGACTGGTGATGAAGAAAATGCAGGTCATCCTAGAGAAATATCCAGAGGTGATTTTATCGCGCGTGCGAAAGAACATAATATTGCTTTGGCTTTTGAAACTGCTACCAATCTGAATACAGTTGCTACTGCACGCCGTGGCGCTAGCGGCTGGCATTTGGAAGTAGAAGGCAAACAAGCACATTCTTCCGGTGTTTTTGGCGCTGCTGGTTATGGTGCGATTTATGAAGCTGCACGTATTGTGAACAGCTTTCGTGAGACATTGAGTAAGGAACAATACCTCACATTCAATCCGGGATTATTCATGGGTGGTTCTGAATTAAACTATCAGGAAAATGCACAAAGTGGTACGGTATCTGGAAAGACCAATATCATTTCTCCCAAAACAGTCGTGATTGGTGATTTGCGATTTATCTCTGAAACGCAAAAAGAAAATGCACGCAATACCATGCGACAGATTGTTGGCCAATCACTGCCCCGCACCAAAGCCAGTATTCAATTCAGTGATGGTATTCCTGCCATGTCGCCCACGGAAGGTAACGCAAAGCTCGCTGTTCAATTAAGTGCAGTCAGCGAAGCCATGGGTTTGGGTAAAGTAAATCCGGGTAATCCCGGCAGCAGGGGCGCAGGTGATATTTCTTATGTAGCACAGTATCTAGACTGTTTGGATGGATTGGGTGCATCGGGCCGAGGCGCACATGCACCAGGTGAAACAATCAATCTAAAAGAGTACCCTTTATTGATTCAAAGAACAGCTGTGTTCTTGTATAGATTAACGAGATAA
- a CDS encoding alkaline phosphatase family protein → MQRRILFCLLVLVQAVYAQKPISKIAFGSCGHEDHPLPVFRTVVQHKPDLFIFLGDNIYADTDDMQVMRRKYAQLAANKGFQALRASTPIIATWDDHDFGRNDAGRHYPYKDSSKQIFLEFFKEPATSARRQHAGIYTSYYYQQYGKTLQIILLDNRTFRDNLLPYRGEVKNDPRYKYELDYAPHTSKDSTLLGEAQWQWLEQELRKPADLRIIGSSTQFSIEFNGYEAWANFPHEQERMLNLIKETKANGVLFLSGDVHYAELSKLQYPGLYPIYDLTSSGLSSTWDFATPNRNRIKGPVMENHFGMVTIDWQKADPLIQLEIKDVPGKQRILHQLKLSELQLK, encoded by the coding sequence ATGCAAAGGCGTATTTTATTTTGTCTCCTCGTGTTGGTGCAAGCAGTATATGCACAAAAGCCAATATCCAAAATTGCTTTTGGTTCCTGCGGGCATGAAGACCACCCTTTGCCGGTATTTCGCACCGTTGTGCAACACAAACCTGATCTCTTTATTTTTCTGGGCGATAATATCTATGCCGATACAGATGATATGCAGGTGATGCGCCGCAAGTATGCACAGCTGGCTGCTAACAAGGGTTTTCAGGCATTGCGTGCATCTACACCCATCATTGCCACTTGGGATGATCATGATTTTGGTCGTAACGATGCGGGTAGACATTATCCATATAAAGATTCATCTAAGCAAATCTTTTTAGAATTTTTCAAAGAGCCTGCAACATCTGCGCGTAGACAACATGCAGGTATCTATACTTCGTATTATTATCAGCAGTATGGTAAAACATTGCAGATTATTCTGCTTGATAACAGAACCTTTCGAGATAATCTATTGCCTTATCGTGGCGAAGTGAAAAATGATCCGCGTTATAAATACGAATTGGATTATGCGCCACATACCAGCAAGGATTCTACTTTATTAGGTGAAGCGCAATGGCAATGGCTGGAGCAGGAATTGCGTAAGCCGGCTGATTTGCGCATCATTGGTTCCAGTACACAGTTTTCTATTGAGTTCAATGGCTATGAAGCTTGGGCCAATTTTCCGCATGAGCAAGAGCGCATGTTGAACTTGATTAAAGAGACAAAAGCCAATGGTGTGTTGTTCTTGTCTGGCGATGTACACTATGCAGAATTATCAAAACTGCAGTATCCGGGTTTGTATCCCATCTATGATTTAACATCAAGCGGATTGTCTTCTACCTGGGATTTTGCTACGCCCAATCGCAATCGTATCAAGGGTCCCGTAATGGAGAATCATTTTGGAATGGTGACCATTGATTGGCAAAAAGCTGATCCGCTCATCCAACTGGAGATTAAAGACGTGCCGGGCAAACAAAGAATTCTACATCAACTGAAACTGAGCGAATTACAATTGAAATAA
- a CDS encoding MATE family efflux transporter encodes MLTHKFKHFIQLVRQSLRGDEHDYTSGSIRQAIVLLAIPMILELSLESVFAVVDMYFVGHMANAEVAVATVGLTESMITIIYSIAIGLSTAATAMVSRRIGEKDPEAAARAGVQSIIIAVVASLVISAIGLFFAPELLGMMGAQPEVMAEGASFTRIMLGGSTVIVLLFLINGIFRGAGDAAIAMRSLWLASGLNIVLCPLFIYGIGDWEGWGLKGAAIATTIGRGSGVLYQCWHLFKGDHMIRFKRKYLQIDMKLIRSLIGIAWPATLQFIITSGSWIVLAWIVSTTGGTTASAGYQIAIRNVVFFILPAWGLSNAAATLVGQNLGAQRPDRAKQSVFLAAQYNAIFMAFVMLLFVFFPQPIIGIFTRDAAVQEVGVRALRIIGYGYIFYGIGMVMMQALNGAGDTKSPTWISLICFWGFQVPLAYLLAKTGGMGPTGAFIAVPAAETLIALLTWWWFRRGKWSKVVV; translated from the coding sequence ATGCTTACGCATAAATTCAAACATTTTATACAACTCGTTCGTCAGTCGCTGCGCGGCGATGAACATGATTATACTTCGGGTAGTATCCGACAAGCCATTGTGCTCTTAGCCATTCCCATGATTCTGGAACTGAGTCTGGAGAGTGTGTTTGCGGTAGTAGATATGTATTTCGTTGGACATATGGCCAATGCAGAAGTAGCGGTAGCTACTGTGGGTTTAACAGAATCCATGATCACCATTATTTATTCCATTGCTATCGGTTTAAGTACGGCAGCAACCGCTATGGTATCGCGCCGTATCGGCGAAAAAGATCCGGAAGCTGCTGCAAGAGCCGGTGTGCAGTCCATCATCATTGCTGTAGTAGCGTCATTGGTCATCAGTGCTATTGGTCTTTTCTTCGCACCTGAATTATTGGGTATGATGGGTGCCCAGCCGGAAGTAATGGCAGAGGGTGCATCTTTTACACGCATTATGCTGGGTGGTTCAACAGTGATTGTATTGTTATTCCTCATCAATGGTATTTTCCGCGGTGCGGGTGATGCAGCGATCGCCATGCGCAGCTTATGGCTAGCCAGCGGATTGAACATTGTGCTTTGTCCGCTCTTCATTTATGGCATTGGCGATTGGGAAGGTTGGGGACTAAAAGGCGCAGCCATTGCCACCACCATTGGTAGAGGAAGTGGTGTATTGTATCAATGCTGGCATTTGTTTAAAGGGGATCACATGATTCGCTTTAAGCGGAAGTATCTGCAGATTGATATGAAGCTCATTCGTTCGCTGATTGGTATTGCTTGGCCGGCAACATTGCAGTTTATTATTACATCAGGTAGTTGGATTGTGCTGGCTTGGATTGTATCTACCACGGGTGGTACAACTGCTTCGGCAGGATATCAAATCGCGATTCGGAATGTGGTCTTTTTCATCTTACCCGCATGGGGTTTGAGTAATGCAGCTGCTACTTTGGTGGGACAAAACCTGGGTGCACAAAGACCAGACCGTGCGAAGCAAAGTGTGTTTCTGGCTGCACAGTACAATGCCATCTTCATGGCTTTTGTGATGCTGCTCTTTGTATTTTTTCCGCAACCCATCATTGGCATCTTCACGCGTGATGCGGCTGTGCAGGAAGTAGGTGTGCGTGCGTTGCGCATTATTGGCTATGGCTATATCTTTTATGGTATTGGTATGGTGATGATGCAGGCATTGAATGGTGCGGGCGATACAAAATCGCCTACATGGATCAGCCTGATTTGTTTCTGGGGCTTTCAAGTACCATTGGCCTATCTGTTGGCCAAGACAGGTGGGATGGGTCCCACCGGTGCCTTTATTGCCGTACCAGCAGCAGAAACTTTGATTGCTTTACTTACTTGGTGGTGGTTCCGCCGAGGTAAGTGGAGTAAGGTAGTGGTGTAA
- a CDS encoding single-stranded DNA-binding protein — MNTLKNSVRLAGNLGNAPEIKTTEGGKKMARFALATNESYRNAKGEKVTETQWHNLVAWGKVAEIAEKLLQKGTEVTVDGKLVNRTYTDKQGEKKYITEVVVSELLVTGNKPKA, encoded by the coding sequence ATGAACACATTAAAAAACAGCGTAAGACTAGCAGGTAATCTGGGTAATGCACCCGAAATCAAGACAACAGAAGGTGGCAAGAAAATGGCGCGTTTTGCTTTAGCTACCAATGAATCTTATCGAAATGCCAAAGGTGAAAAAGTAACCGAAACACAATGGCACAATCTGGTTGCCTGGGGTAAAGTGGCAGAAATTGCAGAGAAGCTATTGCAAAAGGGTACTGAAGTAACCGTAGATGGCAAACTGGTGAACAGAACCTACACAGATAAGCAGGGCGAGAAAAAGTATATCACTGAAGTGGTGGTAAGCGAGTTGTTGGTAACAGGCAACAAGCCCAAAGCTTAA
- a CDS encoding SET domain-containing protein, producing the protein MLTQSAAAQSCTIISAHGNTAVWEDSANGQRSLHAAIAIEAGSSIADFQAAAIMHTPSYLTVQKDDDEHIHLTPAHLQYVNHSCAPNAFFDTTYMSLIALKAIAAGEEITFFYPSSEWDMAQSFSCRCGSEQCLGEIKGAAHLPADVLIRYHLTDYINRKIQENCSERR; encoded by the coding sequence ATGCTAACCCAGTCAGCAGCTGCGCAAAGCTGCACCATCATCAGTGCCCATGGCAATACCGCTGTCTGGGAAGATTCAGCTAATGGACAACGCTCTTTGCATGCAGCAATAGCTATTGAAGCTGGTTCAAGTATTGCTGATTTTCAAGCGGCCGCTATCATGCATACCCCATCTTATCTTACTGTGCAGAAAGATGATGATGAGCATATTCATCTAACGCCTGCACACTTGCAATATGTGAACCATAGCTGTGCACCTAATGCGTTTTTCGATACAACGTATATGTCATTGATTGCACTGAAAGCTATAGCTGCTGGTGAAGAGATCACTTTTTTCTATCCTTCATCTGAATGGGATATGGCGCAAAGCTTTTCTTGCCGTTGCGGTAGTGAACAATGTTTGGGTGAGATCAAAGGTGCAGCCCATCTGCCCGCTGATGTGTTGATCCGTTATCACCTCACTGATTATATCAACCGAAAAATTCAGGAAAATTGCTCGGAGCGCCGGTAA